The following nucleotide sequence is from Scheffersomyces stipitis CBS 6054 chromosome 4, complete sequence.
ATTGAATAGAAATGGCTGTGAAATTCATATACTGATCCTGCAGAAATAATTTCCGAAGCAACCTAATGGCTAAATAGAGTGAAGTTCTGGGGTAGATTTAATTTGAACTTTTTCACagattgttgatttcatATACTACATTTTCCTTTTGGTTTCGTCTCAAAGTAACTTATTTTTGACTCAAATACCAACCAGCAATTATCATATTAACAATTGCGTTTACGATCAGCTTGCACTTCTAGATGTACcttgattttcatcaatACTAGAGAAATCAATAGAACCAATTTGGCACATTATCAAATCAATATCTGTTGAAAATTTATTCTTGCAATTCCAGTCTACAACTATCAATACTTCAATTGACACAGTAGCACTTTCAAGTATTGTCTATCTTTATCTGAAGGCCCATATCTATATAAAATAGTAACTGTCTATAATGTCCAGACACACCCTTTCGGATCTCAAGTATATCAAGTCATCAACTCTTCGAACCTGGTTTCAAGGCGGCTCTCCTCATGGAAAGGGAAAGTTTGCAGTTGTAGATGTACGGGACAGCGACTTTGTAGGTGGCCATATCCGTGGCTGCTACCACTATCCCGCAGGTAACTTCCACTATACGCTTCCAGAATTGCAGCAGAGACTCATGGATAATGAGATAAACGATGTTGTGTTCCATTGTGCTTTATCACAAGTCAGAGGCCCCTCATCCtctttgaaattcttgCGATCTTTGGACGATATTAAAGAtaacaacttgaaaaagtacTTTGACAATGTTCATGTCTACGTTTTGAAGGGAGGCTTTACCAGATGGCAGGCCAAGTACggtgaagacgaagaagtcACTGAGGGATACGAAAAAGACATCTGGCAAGGAATATAGAGTAGCGTAATAGAATTAAATACAGTTATAGATAGAACGATATAAATCATGAATCAAATAATATTAGAAGTAGACATAGCTTTCAAGGCGAGTACCAAATAGAAACAACTTTCTTTGATTAACACTCACCCATGATACTTTTAGATTTGTTGTTTCTGATTGTTTCTCAAATCTTAGATTCATTTTGGATGAGAAAGCTAAAAGATGGATTTCTCTCGTTTCGCTTAGATGGCCATGACCTGACGATCTCATCTTGATGTTACTAGCCCTATCCTTGTGTCACATTGAAAGTATGATTGCAAATGGTACACAAGCTCAGTAAATCTATCCTTCGTAATATAGCAATATAATTGTTGGTGCGTTCCTTCAGCATTGAACTCAGtatattctttctctcaTAAAATTCATGCTCTATAATGTACTTTTATTGCTCTACACGCAAAACTAGGATGAAATCTATATGCTAAAAAGAATTACAGTTCTAAATCAAGTTGGCTCCCTGGTACGACGTGCCTGTCACCTGTGGTTGAGCAAAGGGAAACTGCTGCTGCGAAAACTGCTGAGGAAACTGCTGGGTTTGTGATTGTTGAAACAGATTAGGAAActgttgtggttgttgtggttgttgaaattgttgctgttgctgttgctgaagttgctgttgttgttgaagttgctgctgttgttgaagttgctgctgttgttgaagttgctgttgctgaaattgctgttgctgaaaTTGCTGTTGGTGGAGTTGGTTTTCAATTCCAGTTCTGGCAGCcgtcaagaagttttctCTCTGACTCTCCAATTGGGTTTCAGGGAAAACAGGAATGACAGGCAAGTGCTCCAATCCTCCTGCTGTTGGTTGAGACTTCAAAGGTTGCTGTGGATGCTGAACCTTGCTGGATgcattgttgaacaaggcAGTTGTTGCTTGACTCACCTTGAATGGATTGCTACCCGTAGCAGTTGGATCGACGGCAGGAGATGCAGAATTTGTAGTGACACCATTATTGAAGCTCAAAGCTGTGGTAGTGGTCTTGGGAGCAAACCTCGAATTGGCAAACGGATTCGAGTACTCGCCACCATCTTGGTGACCAGttacagaagaagtcaaagtaGAGAATGGATTCGTACTTGCTCTTCTTAAATCTGGCTGTGTCTGCGACTGCTGAGCTGCCCCCTGGGGCTGGAAtggctgctgctgcagAGCAAGAGTCTGCGGAGCTACAAGAGGCTGCTGTACTGCAGgaggctgctgctgctgggAAAATCCTTGCAAAAATGGATTATGGCCCGTTGCCTGCTGTGGAATCTGAACATGTTGAATCTGATTTTGATTCTGGGGACCATAGCCTCCAAAGCCCGCACCTGTGAAGGCAGTGGAGATGCCAACAGGCAGCGGCAGAAATTGCTGTCCCTGAACGATTACAGGCATACCAGAAAAGCCAGAAGCGAACATCTGTTGTTGCTGAGCGTTCTGCTGTTGTAATTGAGGCAGCATGGCGTCGATCAGATTGGATGCTGCGATCTGGTAGCCTGTGCCATTTGCAAGTTGGGGCTGTTGGATAACTGCGCCCCAGGGGTTGTATGTTGATTGCTGAACAATCAAGGTATTATTTCTCTGCAACTCaggctgctgttgctgttggGATTGTTGGGATTGTTGGCTTTGAAGCTGTTGTGAATTTTGAGGCTTTGCTTCTAATGGTGTTTCTCccttcttttccagcaAGTACTGTTTTCTATTGGCTTCAAAGTTTGGATCGTCCAAGTATTCCTCTAGCGATGAAGTCAAGGCTGTAGGAGCGTGCTTGATCGTAGGAACATGCAAACGGGTTGCGTATTCTAGGTGTTTGGCTACCCGCAAATAATCAATGACATATTTCGTCTGGTCTACGAACTTTTTATAGATTTTGAGGGCCCGTTCAGCGTCGATTTTCGACATCTCAAAGTAGTGCTCCAAAATGTTGATGACACCTTCGTTGAGCTCCTGGAAAAGTGCAAGCAAGTCATTTACAAGTAAGCGGAAGGCTGTAACTACGATATCGTTGttaatttcattttccatAAAGCTGTTTTTCAAAAGTGCATCTATCTGTTTCTGCACCAGCTCCAGCTCTCTGAGTAATCCCTTTTCTACAGTGAGGGTTCTGAGTCTACCTCCCGATTGCAACGTCGAGTTGTTGGAGCGTTCATCACGAACATAGTCTATCCCTGTAGTATCGAATTGACGGACCCTTGTCGCTAAATACTTGCTGTACTTGACGATGAACCGGACGTCGGCGTTAGCAGCCTGGTTCTTGACTACGGGAGCCAGGGCTAAGGAGAGCATGTTGGGATTCTTGTGGGCCAAGTATTTGAGCGTGACGTCTTTGTCACCTTCGCGGATCATTATGTGGATCACTATCAAAGCCTTATAAACAACCGACCACGCCAGATCCTGAAGCCTATGCTGGAGTGTTTTCAtgattgttgaaaaattgtcGGATTCTAACGAGAGCTCGGTAGAGGTGGCCATGAGAATGGGCTCGATGTATTTGGGCTTGGGCGCAGCCACCTTGATCTTGGTGGCGCCCTTGACGATCTTCTCGTAGGTGGTCATGGCGGACAGCCAGAGGGGACAATGGATCGGGTCAATGGAACGAATCAATGGGATCCGTGGTGAATGTTGTCTgttgtggaagaagagtgAAGAAGGAGATCGGTGAAATTTACACAGCGATTTTTTCCGTGCGAATGTGGAGTCCTTTATGAGTGGCAGAATAATGGAGAATTGGAACTTAGTGAACGCTAAATAGAGAGAGAAAAAAGATTAGTGAGAGATATCAGGATTTAGTGAGAGATAATGAGACTGGAAATTAGAGAGGTTAGAGAGATTACTGAGAGCAGGTAGagtctcttcttctcgAAGCTGAATACATAGAAACGTATAAACCAGTGGCTTCCAGATGCTAAAAACGAGACCCATCTACAGCAGATACTTGACACGTACGACTCTTGCTCCTATAATTCTTCTCTCCACATTTATCATTCTATTTCTCTTACATCATGGCCGTACGAGACCAGAGGCTGTGCAAGACGTGCCATTTATTGGGCAGAAAAGTTGTGTTAGTAAAGACTCTCAGGAGATTCCGAAGTACTTCATTGTACTGTTTAACAGTCCTTAGTGGTGGCGTCTCTACTCCAGTCTGCCAATCCCATTCCGTCaccatttcttcactatttctgtattcttcttctacggTATGCTCACTTCCATAACTGACTTCCACTTTATATCCTACATATCCTCCGAAGATGTCTTCTGTTTTACTCGGAAATGTCTACgccatcttcttcatttctacATTCTCATTATTCTGATCTCAGTTCGTTCTGTCACCATATGATTACATTCTCTTCATCCACGTAGACTCTCTGCTCTTTTCGCAGCCCGCAATCTCTCTACGCCATTCTATCATTATTGTACATTCTCTATTTACAAGCCTCTGCCGTACAGCAGTGGCACTATTAATGGAGCTATCGTATTCTCATCTGATCTCAGTGAAAACAAATACCTCTTACTTGTTTCAATATTAATCCCTTTTTGCTTTTACTATGTTcgcattcttcttctacactTTCTACTTTGCCTTCAAGCCTCCTCTCTTCTCTAAGAAATCCTTAGCCTCATTCACCTTGGTGGCCAAGAACGAAGAACCACCTTTATCTGGATGGTTGGCcatcatcaactttctgTGCTgctccttcaacttcaacttggacaaattGGTctccttcaagttcaaaatcTGAAGGGCCTCTTTAGCAGTCATTTTCTGTCCAAAGCCACCCTTGATAAATGCCTTGCCATTAAGTCCTGGCTGGTTCGATTTCACAAACCCAGATGCAAAATACGCCACTCCAAACAAGCCAAGACCCGTAATCCACGGATGGTTACCCATCCAGTCTCCTGCTTGGTCGAAATACCATTCAGCAGAACCCTCAGGTGCCTGCTTTCTTTGCAAATGTCCAGTATACATAGGCTGCTGCGATTGTATCTGACTGCCGTTATCGCCGGGAATGGCCAACGTGGGAATATCCATGCCAGAACTAGAAGCCATATTTGCACTCAACGTGGttgaagaatcaagaaaaatcaaaaaataATACCCTTCTCTagaaagaaatgaaatctttAGATCGGTTAACTTcacaaatttttcactaccCATTCGAATAAAGATTCGTCTTCCATCACATGACAAGAATCACACGACATTTGATAGATTTCACCTGTATATGGAGCATTTACTGGATATCATTTACCACTAATTGACTTCTTTGGGCCCTGAAAATCACTTAGGAAGCTTTTACAATTCCATTATGAAGTAGCATGAATCTGCTGTTATTTGTATTTCCTTCGTGATTCTACAAAAAATTGGTATTTTATTTTGCCGATATTGTTTTCAGGCACTCTTTTAGGTTCACTCCGATGTTCGTCTTGTTTTGACCTTGACTTCTTAGTCTCGACTACATCTATAAAGATATATCCCGGGGCTTGCAGGATCGCTAAGAGATAGAGGGACATTGTTATGCTGCTTATAACTATATCATTTCTGCATTTTGCGACCTTACCGTGCTTTCAGGTGGAAGCCATGAtatattcaacaattcttgaatattCTCAGTGACCTGCCGTCTTAATGAACTCATCTTATATTTACTCCATATCTTGATATGGTGTACGTCTATTAAGAGTCCTAGTCATCAGCCACAAATTCGTGTAGATTGACAGGAAATCAAACTGGTGGAGTTTTAAGATCAGTTAGACTCGACTTATTCACGTCGGTGTGTTATGACTAAGATCCAAAATATTCCAATACTGAAAGCTTAGTTGAAGCGGCCGGTCTATTTAGGAGTTATTCACTTGCTGCGGTAAGTACCAGAGGTTGTGCTGACACCACTGATATCatacagaagagaaatccTGTTCAAATGATAACATATGCTCATTGCGACTACAAGTCTTGCGGTGACTGAGGCACACAGCAGCTTCCAATATGTTTTTTGTGAATGTTACACATATAGCTGAAGTGTAAAGCTAAGTTATAATGGCAACACGAAAGCTGTGTCCAAGATATCACTGTTGTTGGCCACATCATGTTTGTACCAATATTGTTACGCTGTAACAGCGAACCGCTCAGAGTCAATATCCAACGTATTCGCGATTcatatatttgtatattGCTGAAAGTTTTCGCCAGCACGTATGTAAGAACTGCCATGAAACTGCAACAATCTAGATGGAAAGGGTACAATATACATTCTATTATCAAGAAACTTATTTAGAtagtcaattccaaaatAACAAGCTGACTGAGTGAAAATTCAAATGTCAGCAACAACCATTAACGAACAATGAACCATGAAGTTATCAAAAATGAGAGAATCAATGCTGTTGGTGAGAGAATGGCGTAGGTCTCTGTCTGTACCTATTCTTCTATTGAGAGCCAAATTCTATCAGAGACTTAAACccactttttctttttcacaCCTGCACCTACTAAATTTTTTTTTAGCACATCATCtcagaatctgaaaaattaacTAATACTCTCACAATCTTCCTACTCCAGGATATCTTGCAATATACTCATatagaaaaggaagaacaCTCTAGAACAACTAGGAGTCTACATCAGTCTGAAGCAGATTACTTCTCATTTTTAAAATTTCCCATTTGCCTTTTTTTGCGGAAGTAGTTTAACAGTTCTAGCAATTACTAatagaatttttcattatcaagtAGCCAGCCATGAGAGTGTACCAATGTCATTTCTGTTCATCGCCCGTGTATCCACTTCATGGGATCATGTTTGTCAGAAACGATGCTAAAGAGTTCCGTTTCTGTCGTTCCAAATGCCACAAGTCGTTCAAACAGAAGCGTAATCCTCGTAAGTTGAAGTGGACCAAGGCTTTCAGAAAGGCTGCTGGAAAGGAGTTGGTCGTCGATTCTACTTTGACTTTCGCTGCTAGAAGAAACGTGCCCGTCAGATACAACAGAGACTTGGTGGCTACTACACTTACCGCTATGTCCAGAATCGAAGAAATCAGACAGAAGAGAGAGAGAGCTTTCTACAAGAACAGAATGAGAGGAAACAAGGACAAATACTTGGCAGCCGACAGGAAATTGGTAGCAGAAAACCCagagttgttgagaatGAGGGAAGTCGAGTTGAGAAGAAAGGCAGAAAAGCAAGCCG
It contains:
- a CDS encoding predicted protein, which encodes MDIPTLAIPGDNGSQIQSQQPMYTGHLQRKQAPEGSAEWYFDQAGDWMGNHPWITGLGLFGVAYFASGFVKSNQPGLNGKAFIKGGFGQKMTAKEALQILNLKETNLSKLKLKEQHRKLMMANHPDKGGSSFLATKVNEAKDFLEKRGGLKAK
- a CDS encoding predicted protein, which gives rise to MSRHTLSDLKYIKSSTLRTWFQGGSPHGKGKFAVVDVRDSDFVGGHIRGCYHYPAGNFHYTLPELQQRLMDNEINDVVFHCALSQVRGPSSSLKFLRSLDDIKDNNLKKYFDNVHVYVLKGGFTRWQAKYGEDEEVTEGYEKDIWQGI
- a CDS encoding predicted protein (go_function phospholipid binding) gives rise to the protein MTTYEKIVKGATKIKVAAPKPKYIEPILMATSTELSLESDNFSTIMKTLQHRLQDSAWSVVYKALIVIHIMIREGDKDVTLKYLAHKNPNMLSLASAPVVKNQAANADVRFIVKYSKYLATRVRQFDTTGIDYVRDERSNNSTLQSGGRLRTLTVEKGLLRESESVQKQIDALLKNSFMENEINNDIVVTAFRLLVNDLLALFQELNEGVINILEHYFEMSKIDAERALKIYKKFVDQTKYVIDYLRVAKHLEYATRLHVPTIKHAPTALTSSLEEYLDDPNFEANRKQYLSEKKGETPLEAKPQNSQQLQSQQSQQSQQQQQPELQRNNTLIVQQSTYNPWGAVIQQPQLANGTGYQIAASNSIDAMSPQLQQQNAQQQQMFASGFSGMPVIVQGQQFSPSPVGISTAFTGAGFGGYGPQNQNQIQHVQIPQQATGHNPFLQGFSQQQQPPAVQQPLVAPQTLASQQQPFQPQGAAQQSQTQPDLRRASTNPFSTLTSSVTGHQDGGEYSNPFANSRFAPKTTTTALSFNNGVTTNSASPAVDPTATGSNPFKVSQATTALFNNASSKVQHPQQPLKSQPTAGGLEHLPVIPVFPETQLESQRENFLTAARTGIENQLHQQQFQQQQFQQQQLQQQQQLQQQQQLQQQQQLQQQQQQQFQQPQQPQQFPNSFQQSQTQQFPQQFSQQQFPFAQPQVTGTSYQGANLI
- a CDS encoding ribosome biogenesis protein RLP24 (go_component intracellular; ribosome~go_function structural constituent of ribosome~go_process protein biosynthesis); the encoded protein is MRVYQCHFCSSPVYPLHGIMFVRNDAKEFRFCRSKCHKSFKQKRNPRKLKWTKAFRKAAGKELVVDSTLTFAARRNVPVRYNRDLVATTLTAMSRIEEIRQKRERAFYKNRMRGNKDKYLAADRKLVAENPELLRMREVELRRKAEKQAARENAMEEEEELASEDMMSEDEEMESESESEAEQVKQKVLLKNKRKTRA